A single region of the Pseudalkalibacillus berkeleyi genome encodes:
- a CDS encoding chemotaxis protein, producing MQKIGIAVIHGAGIQKEDFAEILICRLKEKIEQVAKSKGLEITGEEFVFIPIYWGEVFHDKELKLWEAVQKGGPLDFLSLRKFMIEFLGDAIAYQPTDTHYQNYERVHETYFKALERLSEQVGHDSPLMVIGHSLGTVITSNYFYDVQKVNDTLPYIKDWLHGASPLSKGETLASFVSLGSPLALWSLRFYNFDKPIQVPSKDFKNHYPNAKGGWWNIYDRDDVLGYPLKTLNHAYDQAVNEDIEMNIGNLLTNWNPLSHFQYVKDEQIIQFIVQKLISLHSSL from the coding sequence ATGCAGAAAATAGGTATAGCCGTTATTCACGGTGCGGGCATCCAAAAAGAAGATTTTGCTGAGATCCTCATTTGTCGCTTGAAAGAAAAAATTGAGCAAGTCGCAAAAAGTAAGGGGTTAGAGATTACAGGTGAAGAATTTGTATTCATTCCAATTTATTGGGGGGAGGTCTTCCATGATAAAGAATTGAAACTGTGGGAGGCCGTTCAAAAAGGTGGACCACTTGACTTTCTCTCACTAAGAAAATTTATGATTGAGTTTTTGGGTGATGCGATAGCCTATCAACCTACTGATACCCATTATCAAAACTATGAACGAGTACATGAGACCTATTTTAAAGCATTGGAACGTTTAAGTGAACAAGTGGGACATGATTCACCTTTAATGGTAATTGGCCATAGTCTTGGCACGGTTATTACAAGTAACTATTTCTATGATGTACAGAAGGTGAATGATACTCTTCCATATATTAAAGATTGGCTACACGGGGCTTCACCTTTATCTAAGGGAGAGACACTAGCGAGTTTTGTGTCCCTCGGATCTCCTCTCGCTCTATGGAGTTTACGTTTTTACAATTTCGACAAACCGATTCAAGTTCCTTCAAAGGACTTTAAAAATCATTACCCTAACGCTAAAGGTGGATGGTGGAATATATACGACAGAGATGATGTCCTTGGGTATCCGTTAAAAACACTTAATCATGCGTATGACCAAGCTGTTAATGAAGATATAGAAATGAATATTGGAAACTTGTTAACAAATTGGAATCCGTTATCTCACTTTCAATATGTGAAGGATGAACAAATCATCCAATTTATTGTCCAAAAGCTGATATCGTTACACAGTTCTTTGTAA
- the mug gene encoding G/U mismatch-specific DNA glycosylase produces the protein MLNPVPDLLDKNLRVIFVGFNPSIRSSETGHNYANPTNRFWKILYQSGLTERLFKAHEGEQLMDEYRYGFTNIVSRPTKEAADITKEEYEHGKIQLLQKIEAYSPSVVCFVGKGVYKQFSGRREVQWGFQDQTVSDRAEEFVAPSSSGLVRMKLDEVVSIYEQLSTLLQTRSK, from the coding sequence ATGCTTAACCCTGTTCCTGATTTATTAGATAAAAATTTGAGGGTAATTTTCGTAGGATTTAATCCGAGTATTCGTTCTAGTGAAACTGGACATAACTACGCGAATCCTACCAATCGATTTTGGAAAATTCTTTATCAATCTGGTTTGACAGAGAGGTTATTTAAAGCCCATGAGGGAGAGCAGTTGATGGATGAATATCGATATGGCTTTACAAATATTGTGTCTAGACCAACGAAAGAAGCTGCAGACATAACGAAGGAAGAATATGAACACGGGAAAATCCAGTTGTTACAGAAAATAGAAGCTTACAGTCCCAGTGTTGTCTGTTTTGTAGGGAAGGGAGTTTATAAGCAATTTAGCGGTAGAAGAGAGGTTCAATGGGGTTTTCAAGATCAAACGGTTAGTGATCGAGCGGAAGAATTCGTCGCTCCATCTTCTAGTGGATTAGTAAGGATGAAATTAGATGAAGTGGTTAGCATATATGAACAACTTTCAACATTGTTGCAAACCCGCTCAAAATAA
- a CDS encoding four-helix bundle copper-binding protein, which yields MAREFDQDIIDICKECRDRCAEWLEVNNIQTSEQVKDDCSRLILECYDICAYTVITLERETPFSKEICQLCELICEACGNECNTGKDSSINSVAEICYETAERCRQRLY from the coding sequence ATGGCAAGGGAATTTGATCAAGATATTATTGATATTTGCAAAGAATGTCGAGATCGTTGTGCAGAGTGGCTAGAAGTAAACAATATTCAAACATCCGAACAAGTAAAAGATGATTGTAGCAGATTGATACTTGAATGCTATGATATATGTGCATACACTGTTATAACGCTTGAAAGAGAAACGCCCTTTTCTAAAGAGATTTGTCAACTTTGCGAGTTAATTTGTGAAGCTTGTGGCAATGAATGCAATACAGGTAAAGATTCATCTATCAATAGCGTAGCTGAAATTTGTTACGAAACTGCAGAACGATGTCGCCAAAGACTTTATTAA
- a CDS encoding aldo/keto reductase, translating into MKTIQETIQLHNGVKMPRLGFGVFKVEEGSEVVESVKTALEAGYRSIDTAAIYRNEEGVGKAIQEANIPREELFITTKVWNKDQGYESTMKAFEDSLEKLGLDYVDLYLIHWPVEGKYKDTWRAIENLYESGKARAIGVCNFNVHHLKDLMEDADVKPMVNQIELHPKLTQREVRTFCRDNNIVVEAWSPLMHGKLLEHPVLKEIGDKYNKTPAQVILKWDLQHDIVTIPKSVNPSRIRENASLFDFSLTNEDMQAIDQLNENERFGPDPDHFDF; encoded by the coding sequence ATGAAGACGATTCAAGAAACAATCCAATTACATAATGGGGTTAAGATGCCTAGACTAGGTTTCGGTGTGTTTAAAGTGGAAGAGGGATCTGAAGTTGTAGAATCAGTGAAAACGGCATTAGAAGCAGGTTATCGCAGTATCGATACAGCAGCTATATATAGAAATGAAGAAGGCGTAGGAAAAGCGATACAAGAAGCTAATATTCCCCGTGAAGAATTGTTTATTACGACAAAAGTATGGAATAAAGATCAAGGATATGAAAGCACAATGAAGGCATTTGAAGACAGCCTCGAAAAGCTAGGTCTAGATTACGTTGACTTGTATTTGATACATTGGCCTGTTGAAGGCAAATATAAAGATACATGGAGAGCAATAGAAAATTTATATGAAAGTGGGAAAGCACGAGCGATCGGTGTTTGTAATTTCAATGTCCATCACCTAAAGGACTTGATGGAGGATGCCGATGTAAAGCCCATGGTAAACCAAATTGAACTCCATCCAAAACTGACCCAAAGAGAAGTACGGACTTTTTGCAGAGACAATAACATCGTAGTAGAAGCATGGTCTCCGTTAATGCACGGTAAGCTTCTTGAACATCCAGTATTGAAAGAAATAGGGGACAAATATAATAAAACACCTGCTCAGGTTATCTTAAAGTGGGACCTACAACATGACATTGTCACAATACCGAAATCCGTTAATCCTTCTAGAATTCGTGAAAATGCTTCATTATTTGATTTTTCGCTTACAAATGAGGATATGCAAGCGATTGACCAATTAAATGAGAATGAGCGGTTCGGACCAGATCCAGATCACTTTGATTTTTAA
- a CDS encoding DUF502 domain-containing protein, whose translation MKAFAKNFLNGIVTVVPIILVIYVVIKVFEFLDNILGQAFRSVMQEDYVPGIGLLGSILLITLLGWLSKQYISGKVVELLDRLLDRIPLVKSLYSIIKDTLQSFAGDKKSFSKVALVYIPGTNMKAIGFVTSESVDSIAEPLTEHIAVYVPQTFQVAGMTFLVPIEDVEILDMKAEDAMKFVLSGGMSVKPNHLKGEGKENA comes from the coding sequence ATGAAAGCATTTGCCAAAAATTTTCTGAACGGGATTGTTACCGTTGTACCAATCATCCTTGTTATTTATGTCGTCATAAAAGTATTTGAGTTCTTGGATAATATATTGGGCCAAGCTTTTCGCAGTGTCATGCAAGAGGATTATGTCCCTGGTATTGGACTATTAGGCTCTATTCTCTTAATAACTCTGTTAGGCTGGTTATCCAAACAATATATAAGTGGAAAAGTGGTTGAGCTCTTAGACCGCTTGCTTGATCGTATTCCGCTTGTGAAGAGTTTATATTCGATCATTAAAGACACATTGCAGTCTTTTGCAGGTGATAAGAAATCCTTCTCAAAAGTTGCACTTGTCTATATTCCAGGTACGAATATGAAAGCAATTGGATTTGTAACATCTGAATCAGTTGACTCAATTGCTGAACCGTTAACTGAACATATCGCAGTTTATGTTCCTCAAACATTTCAAGTAGCAGGAATGACTTTTCTTGTACCTATAGAAGATGTAGAAATCTTAGATATGAAAGCAGAGGATGCAATGAAGTTTGTATTATCAGGTGGAATGAGCGTGAAGCCGAACCATTTAAAAGGTGAGGGGAAAGAAAATGCTTAA
- a CDS encoding glycine/sarcosine/betaine reductase selenoprotein B family protein — protein sequence MIEKVEKAVQERWVPSFKYERNETSVFTRLNKPLEQSKGVIITTGGVYVKGQPPFQDHYGLGDPSYREIKHDVSYDQLSIAHEHYDHTKANEDRNVVFPLEILKHLSEEGTIGSIADVHYSFMGYVPIPHPLKKVTAKEVAEKLQLQQVDFAILVPS from the coding sequence ATGATTGAAAAAGTAGAAAAAGCTGTACAAGAAAGATGGGTTCCTTCATTTAAATACGAGAGAAACGAAACGAGTGTGTTTACTCGGTTAAATAAACCTCTTGAACAATCCAAAGGAGTAATCATAACAACTGGTGGCGTTTATGTTAAAGGCCAGCCTCCGTTTCAAGATCATTACGGCTTGGGTGACCCTTCTTACCGAGAAATCAAGCACGACGTTAGCTATGATCAACTTTCTATAGCCCATGAGCATTATGATCACACGAAGGCTAATGAAGATCGAAATGTTGTTTTCCCTTTAGAGATTTTGAAGCATTTAAGTGAGGAAGGGACAATCGGTTCAATTGCAGATGTACATTATTCGTTTATGGGATATGTCCCTATCCCACATCCGTTAAAGAAGGTTACTGCAAAAGAAGTTGCAGAGAAACTACAGCTTCAACAAGTAGATTTCGCCATACTCGTTCCTTCCTGA
- a CDS encoding S8 family peptidase: protein MADLQLFPSQMINTNGFRREIPYGVHMINAKKMWDLGFKGKGVTVAVLDTGCQPDHPDLRGRIIGGRNFTADHGGDPSNYSDNHFHGTHVAGTIAANLNGFGVAGVAPEAQLLILKVIHESGASSYDSLIRGIYYAINWRGPNRERVRVISMSLGGPVDDPRLHAAVKRAVSKNILVVCAAGNLGDGQAYSFDRTYPGYYPEVVCVGAITEDRKPADFTNTNDEIDLVAPGVNITSTYLGSKYARSSGTSMATPHVSGAAALLIQGYEAKLKRRLSEREIYNLLMNNTERLEFDRLSVGRGLLDLSKGIQGKRNS, encoded by the coding sequence ATGGCAGACCTACAATTGTTTCCGTCTCAAATGATTAATACGAATGGATTTCGACGTGAAATACCGTACGGGGTCCACATGATCAACGCAAAAAAGATGTGGGACTTAGGATTCAAAGGAAAAGGGGTAACCGTTGCGGTATTGGATACTGGATGTCAACCAGATCACCCTGACCTACGTGGCCGAATCATCGGTGGACGAAATTTTACTGCAGATCATGGTGGAGACCCCTCCAACTATTCAGATAATCATTTTCACGGAACACACGTGGCTGGAACTATTGCAGCAAATTTAAATGGCTTTGGGGTAGCAGGAGTTGCGCCAGAAGCACAGCTATTAATCCTAAAAGTCATTCATGAAAGCGGAGCTAGTTCTTACGACAGTTTAATCCGCGGGATATATTATGCAATTAATTGGAGAGGACCCAACCGAGAACGTGTACGTGTCATATCCATGTCATTAGGTGGACCTGTTGATGATCCAAGATTACACGCAGCTGTGAAAAGAGCTGTTTCGAAAAACATCCTAGTCGTTTGTGCAGCAGGAAATCTAGGAGATGGACAGGCATATTCTTTTGATCGTACCTATCCTGGATACTACCCTGAGGTCGTTTGTGTTGGAGCTATTACAGAAGACAGAAAGCCTGCAGACTTTACAAATACAAATGATGAGATAGATTTAGTCGCCCCAGGTGTGAATATTACATCGACATACTTAGGAAGTAAATATGCAAGGTCTTCTGGGACATCTATGGCTACACCGCACGTCTCCGGAGCAGCAGCCTTACTTATCCAAGGGTATGAAGCCAAACTAAAGCGAAGACTTTCAGAAAGAGAAATCTATAACCTCTTAATGAACAATACTGAAAGACTGGAATTCGATCGTTTATCTGTTGGAAGGGGACTCTTGGATCTCTCGAAAGGAATTCAAGGTAAGAGGAATAGCTAA
- a CDS encoding nucleotidyltransferase domain-containing protein, translating to MNRLDSYIAAKDLINVEFRDCQGAILAGSVVRKEETSTSDLDIVIFDNQLKSSYRESFIYKGWPVEIFAHSLSSYQAYFKMDCERAIPSLPRMIFEGRIIKDEGILAPIRKEAKLLLDKGPVTWTKATINTKRYFITDLIDDLLGSNNRNEQIFIVNTLADRLHEFVLRTNGKWIGSSKWIYRALRSYDEHFTNSFIDALKPSIKEENFAKSSTWLI from the coding sequence ATGAACCGATTGGATTCTTATATAGCTGCAAAAGATTTAATTAATGTGGAATTTCGAGATTGTCAAGGTGCAATACTAGCCGGTAGTGTCGTTCGGAAAGAAGAAACATCAACTTCTGACTTAGACATTGTAATATTTGATAATCAACTTAAATCATCTTACCGTGAGTCCTTCATTTATAAAGGATGGCCAGTTGAGATTTTTGCGCATAGCCTGTCCTCTTACCAAGCATACTTCAAAATGGATTGTGAACGAGCTATTCCCTCTTTGCCACGTATGATATTCGAGGGAAGAATTATTAAAGATGAAGGGATCCTTGCACCTATTCGAAAAGAAGCAAAATTACTTCTCGACAAAGGTCCTGTTACATGGACAAAGGCAACGATTAATACAAAGAGATACTTTATTACAGACTTAATTGATGACTTACTCGGCAGCAATAACAGGAATGAACAAATATTTATTGTAAATACACTAGCTGACCGACTTCATGAGTTTGTACTTAGAACGAATGGAAAATGGATTGGTAGCTCTAAATGGATCTATCGAGCTTTAAGATCATATGATGAGCACTTTACAAATTCTTTTATAGATGCATTGAAACCTTCTATCAAAGAGGAGAATTTTGCAAAGTCATCCACATGGCTGATTTGA